The sequence GAAAACCACGAAAATGGTACTTAAGTTATTAGAAAGTTATTAACCTATGATTAAAAAGGTAGAATTTTTCTCTGACAATGGGTAAAAGATCAAAGCTTTGCCGGGCTAAGTTAGGATTGTGTTGAGTCGTTGATTCAGATAAATTGCCAGAAGTGAGTGGAACTCAGAGCTCGATTGTGATGACTTAAATTTTTTGAAATCGTTATCTTGATCTTCAGTTGAGTCTAAATGTTTCAGGAACAGCGTTTCAAGAACTATGCCTCATTGTCACAATTCAGCGTTTTAGCTCAATAAATAGTTATATCCCAAAGTGAGTAAGAAAATTAACTGAGCTGAGATTGCAAACAGATAAATAATGATGCGGGGCTTAAACACTGACAAGAGTAAGCCGACACTTTTGAGATCAATCATCGGACCGAAAACGAGGAAGGCAAGTAAGGAACTAGTGGTGAACGTCGCGGAAAAAGATAGGGCAAAAAAAGCATCAACCGTTGAACAAATAGAGATTAAAGCACCTAATGTCATCATCACAATAATCGAAGTGATCGGACTTTGTCCTAAACCTAAAATCAGCTCGCGTGGGGTAAACACTTGAATTCCCGCGGCGATCGCGCTCCCTAAAATTAAGATTCCGCCTAATTCTCGTAACTCTTGGGTTAAATTATTGAGGAAGGCTTGCCAACGCCAACCAGTTAACCCTTTTCTCGGTGCGTCTACAGTGGAAACTGTTTCTAAAGAGATGGGTTGACCATTGGCATTAAGTAAAAAAGTTCCAGATTGCAGGAGAGGGGATTGTTGCTTTAGCGACTGATTCGAGCGCTTAACTTTTTTGCGGGAATACTGGAGTTGTCTAGCTAAAGTCGGTTGTAAAAGCACTTTGACATCTTTTTGGACACTGAAAAGACAACTAATGATCACAGCGACGATTAAAGAAAACAAAACCCTTAAGCCAACAATTTCCGGTTGATCGCGAAAAGCAATCCAAGTTGACCAAATCACAATCGGATTAATAGTAGGCGCAGCTAATAAAAAGCCAATGGCCACAGAAATCGGTACTCGCTCTAAGAGTAAACGTCTGGCAACGGGGACGTTTCCACATTCACAAACGGGAAAAAGAAATCCCACTAAGCTTCCCATTAATGCACCTAAAATTGGATTTTTAGGCAGAACATGAATCAGTTTGGCTTCATCAATAAAGAGGAGTAAAAGACTAGATAGAATCACCCCCATTAATAAAAAAGGAAAAGCTTCAACAATTAAGCTCAGAAAAAGAGTTACACTATTGCCTAATTGATTCATAACGATTTTGCTCTTTCTGGTTTCGTACTATTTTGACTGAACCGTTTTTTTATCGGTTGTGCTGGATTCCCGACATAAATCGTCATGGGTGCAAGGGATTTTCCGGTGACACTCCCTAATGCCAACACCGCTCCCCGACCAACCGTGACATTTGG is a genomic window of Cyanobacteria bacterium GSL.Bin1 containing:
- a CDS encoding permease, which translates into the protein MNQLGNSVTLFLSLIVEAFPFLLMGVILSSLLLLFIDEAKLIHVLPKNPILGALMGSLVGFLFPVCECGNVPVARRLLLERVPISVAIGFLLAAPTINPIVIWSTWIAFRDQPEIVGLRVLFSLIVAVIISCLFSVQKDVKVLLQPTLARQLQYSRKKVKRSNQSLKQQSPLLQSGTFLLNANGQPISLETVSTVDAPRKGLTGWRWQAFLNNLTQELRELGGILILGSAIAAGIQVFTPRELILGLGQSPITSIIVMMTLGALISICSTVDAFFALSFSATFTTSSLLAFLVFGPMIDLKSVGLLLSVFKPRIIIYLFAISAQLIFLLTLGYNYLLS